The following proteins are encoded in a genomic region of Gimesia algae:
- a CDS encoding CRTAC1 family protein: protein MLLCAGLSLWVSGCQTESAETVQQTRQEATGQISSPPAATDVRPEFVDVWPEQKSDFVYRNGRDAEELAILETLGGGTAVFDYDRDGKLDLFYTGGGTFEEKTTRGYPSILLRHEGELKFKDRTTQAGMDLSAFYSNGCSAGDYDNDGFQDLIVTGYGGSILWRNMGDGTFEETSIEAGLRDCFWGSSAGWGDLNGDGLLDLYLAQYADWSFQNHPECHLTPGVPDVCSPHSFKGVRDLVFYNRGDGTFYDASDEAGLVPEGKGLGVIMADLDNDNDLDVYVCNDAVENFLYLNDGQGRLEEAGIINGAAVDDRATPNGSMGVDIMDYNRDGLLDLWVANYEKEAFALYRNDGDAQFLHVSNDTGVTSIGTLFVGFGTVCADFDLDGDEDVFVINGHVAYYSLNSPFRQKPLYLENRGGRFAQIQYDESSYLGQSHTGRGLALADFNDDGNLDLAVSNFSDPPAILKNTTQAEGNWIFVRLIGTRSNRDAVGARLVLHTSLGDQVRQVKGGGSYLSSGDLRVHWGIPEGVTVDGLSVYWPSGIRQEVKSLQLNATHLLEEPVSIGADLSSGNP from the coding sequence ATGCTGCTGTGCGCCGGGTTAAGTCTGTGGGTCAGTGGTTGCCAGACTGAGTCTGCAGAAACAGTACAGCAGACCAGACAAGAGGCAACAGGTCAAATTTCCTCCCCGCCCGCTGCAACAGACGTACGTCCCGAATTTGTGGATGTCTGGCCTGAGCAGAAATCGGATTTTGTGTATCGTAACGGCAGAGATGCGGAAGAACTGGCGATTCTGGAAACCCTGGGCGGCGGTACGGCGGTCTTTGACTACGACCGTGATGGCAAACTCGATCTGTTCTATACGGGCGGTGGTACTTTTGAGGAAAAAACAACGAGAGGATATCCCTCGATTCTCCTGCGACATGAAGGGGAGCTCAAGTTCAAGGACCGAACTACTCAGGCAGGGATGGATCTGTCTGCTTTTTACAGCAATGGATGTTCGGCGGGGGACTATGACAATGACGGCTTTCAGGATCTGATTGTCACCGGATATGGCGGTTCGATTCTCTGGCGCAATATGGGTGATGGCACGTTTGAAGAAACCTCTATTGAAGCCGGTCTGCGGGACTGTTTCTGGGGATCGAGTGCCGGCTGGGGGGACTTGAATGGCGATGGTTTGCTGGATCTCTATCTGGCGCAATATGCTGACTGGTCTTTTCAGAATCATCCGGAGTGTCATCTCACGCCAGGGGTGCCAGATGTCTGTTCTCCTCACTCATTTAAAGGAGTGAGGGATCTGGTCTTTTATAACCGGGGTGATGGGACATTTTATGATGCTTCCGATGAAGCGGGGCTGGTACCTGAAGGCAAAGGGCTGGGGGTGATCATGGCCGACCTGGACAATGATAATGACCTGGACGTTTATGTCTGTAACGATGCGGTGGAGAATTTTCTTTACCTGAATGACGGGCAGGGGAGACTCGAAGAAGCAGGCATCATCAATGGTGCAGCCGTCGATGACCGGGCGACGCCAAACGGGAGCATGGGCGTGGATATCATGGACTATAACCGGGATGGGTTATTAGATCTGTGGGTTGCGAACTACGAGAAAGAAGCGTTTGCCTTGTATCGGAATGATGGGGATGCCCAGTTTCTGCACGTCAGTAATGATACGGGAGTCACTTCGATCGGGACACTGTTTGTAGGGTTTGGAACGGTCTGTGCCGACTTCGACCTGGATGGGGATGAAGATGTGTTTGTGATCAACGGGCATGTTGCGTACTACTCACTCAACTCTCCTTTTCGACAGAAACCCCTCTATTTGGAAAATCGGGGAGGGCGATTTGCGCAGATCCAATATGATGAGAGTTCCTATCTGGGACAGTCGCATACCGGCAGAGGGTTGGCGCTGGCAGACTTCAACGATGATGGAAATCTCGATCTGGCAGTCTCGAATTTCAGCGATCCTCCCGCGATTCTCAAAAATACAACCCAGGCCGAGGGAAACTGGATATTCGTGCGCTTGATCGGTACTCGAAGTAATCGAGATGCCGTCGGGGCACGGCTGGTGTTGCATACTTCCTTGGGAGATCAGGTAAGACAGGTGAAAGGAGGAGGGAGTTATCTTTCTTCTGGTGATCTGCGGGTTCACTGGGGTATCCCTGAAGGTGTAACAGTAGATGGCTTATCAGTTTACTGGCCGTCAGGAATTCGGCAGGAAGTGAAATCGCTGCAGTTAAATGCTACTCATCTACTAGAGGAGCCAGTCTCTATTGGGGCAGATTTGAGTTCAGGTAACCCCTGA